GAGGTAGGTGTCGATCCGTCCGGTCAGCAGGTCCCGGGCGACGATGCCGCGGGCCCGCCCGTCGATGACGATCAGGTCCAGCATCTCGGTGCGCGGGTGCATCTCCACGTTGCCGACGGCGATCTGCCGCGAGAGCGCCTGGTAGGCGCCCAGCAGGAGCTGCTGGCCCGTCTGGCCGCGCGCGTAGAAGGTGCGCGAGACCTGGACGCCGCCGAAGGAGCGGGTGTCCAGCAGGCCGCCGTACTCGCGGGCGAAGGGCACGCCCTGGGCGACGCACTGGTCGATGATGCCGGTGGAGATCTCCGCCAGCCGGTGCACGTTGGACTCGCGGGAGCGGAAGTCGCCGCCCTTGACGGTGTCGTAGAAGAGGCGGTGCACCGAGTCGCCGTCGTTGCGGTAGTTCTTCGCCGCGTTGATGCCGCCCTGTGCCGCGACGGAGTGGGCGCGGCGCGGGGAGTCCTGGTAGCAGAACTGCACGACGTGGTAGCCCTGTTCGGCCAGCGTCGCGCCCGCCGAGCCGCCCGCCAGGCCGGTGCCGACGACGATGACGGTGTGCTTGCGCCGGTTGGCCGGGTTGACCAGCTTGGCCTCGAAGCGGCGCCGGTTCCAGCGCTCGGCCACCGGGCCGCCCGGTGCCCGGGTGTCGGCGAGCGGCTCGCCCGTGGTGTAGCTCTCGTACCGGTGGAGGACTTCAGCTCGGTGCAGATCTTCAGCCGGGGTGCCCATGTCAGTTCACCACTCCCGTCATGACGCCGATGGGTACGGACAGGAAGCCGGCGGTGAGGACCACCGCGAGCACATCGGCCCCGCCCTTGAGCAGCCGCGCCGCACCGGGACGGGTCACCCCGAGGGTCTGCGCCGCGCTCCAGAAGCCGTGCCTCACGTGCAGTCCGACGGCGAGCATGGCGACGATGTAGATGACGTTGGCGTACCAGTTCTGGAAGCCGGCCACGATGTTCTCGTACGGGTGCCCGGACTGGCCGCGCGGGTTGACGGTGCCGGTCGTCAGGTCCAGCACGTGCCAGACGATGAACAGCGCGAGGATGATGCCGCCCCAGCGCATGGTGCGGGTCGCGTAGTCGGTGCGGCGGCGCCGGTACTTCACGGGGCGGGCCGCGAGGTCCCGCCTGCTGAGCTGGTAGGCGCTGACCCCGTGCAGGACGACGGCGGCCAGCAGGACCACGCGGGCGATCCACAGGAACCACTCGTAGTGGAGCACGGGGCTGCCGAAGGTGCGCAGCCAGTGCGCGTAGCCGTTCATCTCGGCGGGCCCGAAGAACACCTTCAGGTTCGCGAACATGTGCACGACCAGGTAGATCAGCATCATCAGGCCGCTGACCGCCATGACCGCTTTCTTGCCGATCGTCGAGCCCCACAGGGTGCGCAGAAGGCCCCGGCGCCTGCCGGGCCCGGCAGAGGGGCCGCCCGCCGAGGGGCGCCCTGCCGGGGGGCGGGTGCGGGAGGACCGCGGGGTGCGCGTTGCCGTCGCCATGGCCCCGACGGTAGGGAGCCGGGGATGCATCAGTCCAAGACATAGAAGTGCTGCTTTCGATAGAGCACCGCTATCAGCTGTCTATGCTGTCCGCATGCAGCTCCAGCAGCTCCGCTATTTCGCAGCCGTCGCCGACACCCGCCACTTCACCCGC
This sequence is a window from Streptomyces sp. NBC_01775. Protein-coding genes within it:
- a CDS encoding succinate dehydrogenase cytochrome b subunit, translated to MATATRTPRSSRTRPPAGRPSAGGPSAGPGRRRGLLRTLWGSTIGKKAVMAVSGLMMLIYLVVHMFANLKVFFGPAEMNGYAHWLRTFGSPVLHYEWFLWIARVVLLAAVVLHGVSAYQLSRRDLAARPVKYRRRRTDYATRTMRWGGIILALFIVWHVLDLTTGTVNPRGQSGHPYENIVAGFQNWYANVIYIVAMLAVGLHVRHGFWSAAQTLGVTRPGAARLLKGGADVLAVVLTAGFLSVPIGVMTGVVN